Proteins encoded together in one Passer domesticus isolate bPasDom1 chromosome 6, bPasDom1.hap1, whole genome shotgun sequence window:
- the LOC135303344 gene encoding uncharacterized protein LOC135303344 isoform X6 produces MSPDLSPAGGFIPKVLGCAPLEVSCSPLLPRPSSGLTCCIRSNHLPKIVLAHLIRERTLALEELPSGTLQPPPMSPWDETQALVEKRKITLKGWNRKGLNSMYFLPSSAIHHHSAR; encoded by the exons ATGTCACCTGACCTCAG TCCTGCAGGTGGCTTTATTCCTaaagtgctgggctgtgctcctctTGAAGTCTCTTGCTCCCCCTTGCTCCCAAGACCTTCTTCTGGACTTACGTGCTGCATCAGGAGTAATCACCTGCCTA AAATAGTTCTGGCACACCTCATCAGAGAGAGGACCCTGGCTTTAGAAGAACTGCCCTCTGGGACACTGCAGCCACCCCCCATGAGCCCATGGGATGAAACACAGG caCTTGTTGAAAAGAGGAAAATCACCTTAAAAGGCTGGAACAGGAAAGGTCTGAATTCTATGTATTTTCTTCCATCCTCAGCTATTCACCATCATTCTGCCAG
- the LOC135303344 gene encoding uncharacterized protein LOC135303344 isoform X5 — translation MSPDLSPAGGFIPKVLGCAPLEVSCSPLLPRPSSGLTCCIRSNHLPKIVLAHLIRERTLALEELPSGTLQPPPMSPWDETQALVEKRKITLKGWNRKGLNSMYFLPSSAIHHHSARL, via the exons ATGTCACCTGACCTCAG TCCTGCAGGTGGCTTTATTCCTaaagtgctgggctgtgctcctctTGAAGTCTCTTGCTCCCCCTTGCTCCCAAGACCTTCTTCTGGACTTACGTGCTGCATCAGGAGTAATCACCTGCCTA AAATAGTTCTGGCACACCTCATCAGAGAGAGGACCCTGGCTTTAGAAGAACTGCCCTCTGGGACACTGCAGCCACCCCCCATGAGCCCATGGGATGAAACACAGG caCTTGTTGAAAAGAGGAAAATCACCTTAAAAGGCTGGAACAGGAAAGGTCTGAATTCTATGTATTTTCTTCCATCCTCAGCTATTCACCATCATTCTGCCAG ATTGTAA
- the LOC135303344 gene encoding uncharacterized protein LOC135303344 isoform X4 produces MSPDLSPAGGFIPKVLGCAPLEVSCSPLLPRPSSGLTCCIRSNHLPKIVLAHLIRERTLALEELPSGTLQPPPMSPWDETQALVEKRKITLKGWNRKGLNSMYFLPSSAIHHHSARRPVSLHSHSPPRKPSDPDLARL; encoded by the exons ATGTCACCTGACCTCAG TCCTGCAGGTGGCTTTATTCCTaaagtgctgggctgtgctcctctTGAAGTCTCTTGCTCCCCCTTGCTCCCAAGACCTTCTTCTGGACTTACGTGCTGCATCAGGAGTAATCACCTGCCTA AAATAGTTCTGGCACACCTCATCAGAGAGAGGACCCTGGCTTTAGAAGAACTGCCCTCTGGGACACTGCAGCCACCCCCCATGAGCCCATGGGATGAAACACAGG caCTTGTTGAAAAGAGGAAAATCACCTTAAAAGGCTGGAACAGGAAAGGTCTGAATTCTATGTATTTTCTTCCATCCTCAGCTATTCACCATCATTCTGCCAG AAGGCCTGTGAGCCTGCACTCCCACTCTCCCCCACGGAAGCCTTCAGACCCTGACCTAGCCAG ATTGTAA